Proteins encoded together in one Chryseobacterium sp. G0201 window:
- a CDS encoding superoxide dismutase yields the protein MKIMKIAALSAVFAAQFAFAQFKQTPLPYAYNALEGSIDAQTMEIHYSKHAAAYVANLNKAIAGTPQEKQTLFQILSQVSKSTPAVRNNAGGHYNHELFWTMLTPEKNTQPSAKLAKAITESFGSMDAFKEKMGKAGADRFGSGWAWLSVDKNGKLFVSSTPNQDNPLMDVVEEKGTPILGIDVWEHAYYLKYQNKRADYLAAIWNVLNWKSVSQRYEDAVSKK from the coding sequence GCAGTTTTTGCAGCGCAATTTGCGTTCGCACAGTTTAAGCAGACACCTTTACCATATGCATACAATGCGTTGGAAGGTTCTATTGATGCGCAAACGATGGAGATCCATTATTCAAAGCATGCGGCTGCGTATGTTGCTAATTTGAATAAAGCAATTGCGGGAACCCCACAGGAAAAACAAACCTTATTTCAGATTCTTTCTCAGGTTTCTAAATCGACTCCTGCAGTAAGAAACAACGCGGGTGGACACTATAACCACGAGCTTTTCTGGACGATGCTTACGCCTGAAAAAAATACGCAACCTTCAGCAAAATTAGCGAAAGCAATTACGGAAAGCTTCGGAAGTATGGATGCTTTCAAAGAAAAAATGGGCAAAGCAGGAGCAGATCGTTTCGGTTCCGGATGGGCTTGGCTTTCTGTTGATAAAAACGGAAAATTATTCGTTTCTTCAACGCCAAATCAGGATAATCCTTTGATGGATGTTGTAGAAGAAAAAGGAACTCCGATCTTAGGAATTGATGTTTGGGAACATGCTTATTATTTGAAATATCAAAACAAAAGAGCAGATTATCTTGCAGCGATCTGGAATGTGCTAAACTGGAAATCAGTGAGCCAAAGATATGAAGATGCAGTAAGCAAGAAATAA
- a CDS encoding MbnP family protein yields the protein MKIYKFLSLFCIAITVFTLTSCRNNDDDDSTNETPGNLQIKFENGFNNLGDIVLNQTTQTSSQGQKHQFSALKYVVSNISLFDENGNEFKYNENNPDKGAFIVDQADAVAGIIYLNLNGVPKNNYKKIKFGLGISQKAYLLGQDGQAEFWNKAKQKGMSWSWAAGYVFVKLEGKYGTSSPVTEFMNHTGNMGNTTANNTPDLYREVTLNLPTTARVTSKITPSIHILADLNQYLSGETPLTLTSTNDMMMGSSQHLVSVTNNLTKMFKVDHVHND from the coding sequence ATGAAAATTTATAAATTTTTATCATTATTCTGTATTGCCATTACTGTATTCACCTTAACTTCTTGTCGAAATAATGACGACGATGATTCAACCAATGAAACTCCGGGAAATCTTCAGATAAAATTTGAAAACGGGTTTAATAATCTGGGAGATATTGTTTTAAATCAAACCACGCAAACTTCTTCGCAAGGACAAAAACATCAGTTTTCTGCGCTAAAATATGTGGTGAGCAACATCAGTTTATTCGATGAAAACGGAAACGAATTTAAATATAATGAAAATAATCCTGATAAAGGTGCTTTTATCGTAGACCAAGCCGACGCGGTAGCCGGAATTATTTATCTTAACCTAAATGGAGTTCCAAAAAACAATTATAAAAAAATAAAATTCGGATTGGGAATCAGTCAAAAAGCTTATCTGTTGGGACAAGACGGACAGGCAGAATTCTGGAATAAAGCCAAGCAGAAAGGAATGTCATGGTCTTGGGCAGCCGGCTATGTTTTCGTAAAACTGGAAGGGAAATACGGAACAAGTTCTCCTGTTACAGAGTTTATGAACCACACCGGAAACATGGGAAATACAACAGCAAATAATACACCCGATCTTTACCGAGAAGTTACGTTGAATCTTCCGACTACAGCAAGAGTTACGAGTAAAATTACGCCGTCCATTCATATTCTGGCAGATCTTAATCAATATCTGAGTGGAGAAACTCCGCTTACTTTGACTTCTACCAATGACATGATGATGGGCTCTAGTCAGCATTTGGTGAGCGTAACAAACAATTTAACGAAGATGTTTAAAGTAGATCACGTTCACAATGATTAA
- a CDS encoding cytochrome-c peroxidase codes for MIKIIKTGIILFSFLNIVSCSDEVIEPLEKDEAYNLEFPSYFSELTFDQSGNPITKKGVELGRKLFYEGRLSRNNTISCGFCHIQENAFTHHGHTVSHGVDDRIGIRNAPAIQNMAFLKRYMWDGVIHNLNEQPIIPITDANEMDSSMPEVISKLSADSKYKKLFKSAYGDESITGERVLKALSQFMATMISADSKYDRFKQGKENFTSEETQGMNLFQQKCASCHSGELFTDESFRNTGMYYNTQFKDAGRYRVTLDQNDWMKFRVPSLRNIEYTAPYMHDGRFYTLNAVLNFYSDNVEDNPNLDPQLKQNGHVGIAMNDQEKIFIIAFLKTLSDKNFISNPKFAE; via the coding sequence ATGATTAAAATAATTAAAACGGGGATTATTCTTTTCTCTTTTCTAAATATTGTGTCGTGTTCTGATGAGGTAATTGAGCCGTTGGAAAAAGACGAAGCCTACAACTTGGAGTTTCCTTCCTATTTTTCTGAATTGACTTTTGATCAATCAGGAAATCCAATTACGAAAAAAGGAGTAGAGCTGGGACGAAAATTATTCTATGAAGGCAGACTTTCACGAAACAATACCATTTCATGTGGCTTCTGTCATATTCAGGAAAATGCATTTACCCATCACGGTCACACAGTAAGTCATGGTGTTGATGATCGAATTGGAATCAGAAATGCTCCGGCGATTCAGAATATGGCATTTTTAAAACGATATATGTGGGACGGAGTCATTCATAATCTCAACGAACAACCCATTATTCCCATCACAGATGCGAATGAAATGGATAGTTCGATGCCTGAAGTAATTTCAAAATTAAGCGCAGATTCTAAGTATAAAAAACTTTTCAAATCAGCGTATGGCGATGAAAGTATCACAGGGGAAAGGGTGTTAAAAGCGTTGTCACAATTTATGGCGACGATGATTTCTGCAGATTCAAAGTATGACAGATTTAAGCAAGGAAAAGAAAATTTCACCTCAGAAGAAACTCAGGGAATGAATTTATTTCAGCAGAAATGTGCTTCCTGCCACAGTGGAGAATTATTTACAGATGAAAGTTTCAGAAATACAGGAATGTATTACAATACGCAATTCAAAGATGCCGGACGATATCGAGTGACGCTTGATCAAAATGATTGGATGAAATTCCGTGTTCCAAGTTTGCGAAATATTGAATATACTGCCCCGTACATGCATGACGGAAGATTTTACACACTAAATGCAGTACTTAATTTCTATTCAGATAATGTGGAAGATAATCCTAATCTTGATCCTCAATTAAAACAAAACGGACATGTCGGAATTGCGATGAACGATCAGGAAAAGATTTTTATTATCGCCTTTTTGAAAACACTGTCTGATAAAAACTTCATTTCAAATCCAAAATTTGCTGAGTAA
- a CDS encoding transporter, with protein MKRIILIISLILCNLFQAKTIGDSLYIPTDFNEMVFDDCDACGCAAGNGSSGFESLLNPQFIGIKYFAQHYKAKENLFVKDLSQDQYFNTIQLWGKIPLTKKLSVYASLPFHFHEKKTMQGDIKINGIGDLNLMGIYQLINSKDNIHQLNGGIGVKVPLGKFDEKGITGVNPSFQLGTGSWDYQMVLNYKFQKNKVAVLLNTDYTIKTENKKHYDFGNQWNYSATGFYQFIANEKVIFSGKAGMQGEVYDRNKQFREDLPNTAGSALYGKLGFEASYKKFSLGSEVMLPAYSNLVGGDIEAKSRLSVFINFGI; from the coding sequence ATGAAAAGAATAATTTTAATAATAAGCTTGATTTTATGTAATTTATTTCAGGCTAAAACAATCGGTGATAGTCTTTATATTCCTACTGATTTTAATGAAATGGTTTTTGATGATTGCGATGCCTGCGGATGCGCTGCAGGAAACGGTTCTTCTGGTTTTGAGTCTTTATTAAATCCACAATTTATAGGGATTAAATATTTTGCACAACATTATAAAGCGAAAGAGAATCTATTTGTAAAGGATTTATCGCAAGATCAATATTTCAATACCATTCAACTTTGGGGGAAAATTCCTTTAACTAAAAAGCTAAGTGTGTATGCGAGTTTACCATTTCATTTTCATGAAAAGAAAACAATGCAGGGTGATATAAAGATTAATGGAATTGGAGATTTAAATCTAATGGGAATTTATCAGTTGATCAATTCAAAAGATAATATTCATCAATTAAATGGAGGAATTGGAGTAAAAGTTCCGCTGGGAAAATTTGATGAAAAAGGAATCACAGGAGTTAATCCAAGTTTTCAGTTAGGAACAGGAAGCTGGGATTATCAGATGGTTTTGAATTACAAATTTCAGAAAAATAAAGTTGCTGTTCTTTTAAACACAGATTATACCATTAAAACAGAGAACAAAAAGCATTATGATTTTGGAAACCAATGGAATTATTCTGCTACTGGATTCTATCAATTTATCGCCAATGAAAAAGTAATTTTTTCAGGAAAAGCAGGAATGCAGGGAGAAGTTTATGATCGAAATAAACAGTTTCGTGAAGATTTACCCAATACCGCAGGAAGTGCTTTGTATGGAAAATTGGGTTTTGAAGCCTCTTATAAAAAGTTTAGTCTTGGAAGTGAAGTCATGCTTCCTGCGTATTCTAATTTGGTAGGAGGTGATATTGAAGCAAAATCCCGATTGAGTGTTTTTATCAATTTTGGGATTTAA
- a CDS encoding TonB-dependent receptor plug domain-containing protein, with amino-acid sequence MVSKFTSGFYKVIITIFVLTAQLYFSQTKKDSIKEKSIKAVNIYKKNFKEILPAQTLSGEQLERLNSQSVADALRYFSGVQIKDYGGIGGMKTINIRSLGSQHVGVFYDGIQLGNAQNGLVDLGRFSLDDIEEISLYNGQKSEIFQPAKDFGSSGSIYLQPKTPSFKGNQKTNLVIRLKNSSIELFNPSFRLEQKISDKVSASFSSEFIQSDGVYKYRYSRKYPDGAIAYDTIFKRFDSDIRAKRFETSINGIVNNGSWNVRGYGYLSNRGIPGAIVNNRFDARGQRMVDENYFVQANFRKKIFPKFETQLKAKFAYDYTQYVDTVSSIKIQNQYIQRELYLSSSNLYSITPNWDVSASVDFQYNTLDADMKLFSYPTRYTSLVAFATTYQWNRFKFLGSVLGTFIHEEVELNTKSPDKTEWTPAAFLSYQPFDSKDFTVRGFYKRIFRMPTFNDLYYTLIGSSSLRPEFTEQYDLGFTYQKFYDNNNFFKGFYVKVDGYFNQVKDKIIASPNGSMFRWTMQNLDYVEILGADVNIQAELQVGKVKIKPLLSYTYQSARDFSDREESFFGNQIPYTPWHSGTFTLMADYKDWAFNYSFIYVGERYDINQNNIAFNHIQPWYTHDLSIQKKFNWKSHQFKASFEVNNVLNQYYEVVLSYPMPGRFFKLILSYTL; translated from the coding sequence ATGGTATCAAAATTTACTTCCGGATTTTATAAAGTTATTATCACAATTTTTGTGCTAACGGCTCAATTATACTTTTCTCAAACCAAGAAAGACAGTATAAAAGAGAAATCGATCAAGGCTGTCAATATTTACAAAAAGAATTTTAAAGAAATTCTTCCAGCGCAAACGCTTTCGGGAGAACAATTGGAAAGACTAAACAGCCAGTCGGTTGCTGATGCATTGCGTTATTTTTCCGGAGTTCAGATTAAAGATTACGGTGGAATTGGAGGAATGAAAACCATCAATATCCGAAGTTTGGGAAGTCAGCATGTCGGAGTTTTTTATGATGGAATTCAATTGGGAAATGCACAAAATGGCTTAGTAGATCTGGGACGATTTTCTTTAGATGATATTGAAGAAATTTCACTGTATAACGGACAAAAAAGCGAAATTTTTCAACCTGCGAAAGATTTCGGGTCATCAGGATCTATTTATCTTCAGCCGAAAACGCCAAGTTTTAAAGGAAATCAAAAAACAAATTTAGTTATTAGACTAAAAAATAGTTCTATAGAGCTTTTTAATCCTTCATTTCGTTTAGAGCAGAAAATTTCGGATAAGGTTTCTGCAAGTTTTAGTTCAGAATTTATACAGAGTGATGGTGTTTATAAATACAGATACTCGAGAAAATATCCTGACGGAGCCATTGCTTATGACACGATTTTTAAAAGATTTGATTCTGATATCAGAGCAAAACGTTTTGAAACAAGCATTAATGGAATTGTAAATAACGGAAGCTGGAATGTAAGAGGTTACGGCTATTTATCAAACCGAGGGATTCCCGGAGCTATTGTCAACAACCGTTTTGATGCTAGAGGGCAAAGAATGGTTGATGAAAATTATTTTGTTCAGGCTAATTTCAGAAAAAAGATCTTTCCCAAATTTGAAACACAGTTAAAAGCTAAATTTGCCTACGATTATACTCAATATGTAGATACGGTTTCTTCGATTAAGATTCAGAATCAATATATCCAGAGGGAGTTATATCTTTCTTCGTCAAATCTGTATTCCATTACTCCAAATTGGGATGTGAGTGCAAGTGTAGACTTTCAGTATAATACGCTGGATGCTGATATGAAACTATTTTCTTATCCTACCCGTTATACTTCGCTTGTGGCTTTTGCGACGACTTATCAATGGAACAGATTCAAATTTTTAGGAAGTGTTTTGGGAACTTTTATCCATGAAGAAGTAGAGCTTAATACCAAATCTCCTGACAAGACAGAATGGACACCGGCTGCATTTTTAAGCTATCAGCCTTTTGATTCTAAAGATTTTACGGTACGAGGTTTCTATAAACGTATTTTCAGGATGCCAACTTTCAATGATCTGTATTACACTTTAATTGGAAGTTCTTCTTTAAGACCCGAATTTACAGAGCAGTACGATCTTGGCTTCACCTATCAGAAATTCTACGACAATAATAATTTCTTTAAAGGCTTTTATGTAAAAGTGGACGGTTATTTCAATCAGGTTAAGGATAAAATTATTGCTTCTCCTAATGGAAGTATGTTCCGATGGACGATGCAGAATCTTGATTATGTTGAAATTTTGGGTGCAGATGTCAATATTCAGGCAGAACTGCAGGTCGGAAAAGTAAAAATAAAACCATTATTAAGCTATACTTATCAAAGTGCAAGAGATTTTTCTGACAGGGAAGAATCTTTCTTTGGAAATCAGATTCCTTACACACCTTGGCACAGCGGAACATTTACTTTAATGGCGGATTATAAAGATTGGGCTTTTAATTACAGTTTTATATATGTTGGAGAGCGTTACGATATTAATCAGAACAATATTGCTTTTAATCATATACAGCCTTGGTATACGCACGATTTATCGATACAGAAAAAATTCAATTGGAAATCTCATCAATTTAAAGCAAGTTTTGAAGTGAATAATGTTTTGAACCAATACTACGAAGTTGTCCTAAGTTACCCGATGCCGGGGAGATTTTTTAAACTTATTCTTAGTTATACATTATGA
- a CDS encoding YncE family protein, with amino-acid sequence MKKLNFSLLLFVFVFLVSCRTDEYIIREEQENLAQPENTVIKGFYLLNEGNMGTNKATLDFFDYTTGTYRRNIYGEINPTVIKELGDVGNDIQIYGGKMYAVINVSNKIEVLDAKTAKRIKTIQLENCRYITFKNGKAYASSYAGPVSLDPNAPLGKVAEIDTVSLSIQREVTVGYQPEEMEIIGNQLYVANSGGYKYPNYDRTVSVVNLSTFKETKKIDVAINLHHIKKDNYGDLYVTSRGDYYTIPSSLYLVDPITGAVKKDFHIGISEMTIVNDKLYYYGNEFNYNTHTYKKSFGIIDVKTEQIISNKVIDQEYVDLIKTPYGIAVNPITEDIYITDARNYVSTGFVYCFDKNGHFKWKTEGGNIPAHFTFLYK; translated from the coding sequence ATGAAAAAATTAAACTTTTCTCTGCTGTTGTTTGTATTTGTCTTTCTGGTTTCATGCCGTACAGACGAATACATCATCCGTGAAGAGCAGGAAAATCTGGCTCAGCCCGAAAATACTGTGATCAAAGGTTTTTATCTTTTGAATGAAGGAAATATGGGAACCAATAAAGCCACGCTCGATTTCTTTGATTATACAACAGGAACTTATCGCAGGAATATTTATGGAGAGATCAATCCTACCGTCATAAAGGAATTGGGAGATGTTGGAAATGATATTCAGATCTATGGCGGTAAAATGTATGCGGTGATCAATGTTTCCAATAAAATTGAGGTGCTGGATGCGAAAACCGCAAAGCGTATCAAAACCATTCAATTAGAAAATTGCAGATATATCACTTTTAAAAACGGAAAAGCCTACGCATCAAGTTACGCCGGCCCTGTTTCCCTTGATCCGAATGCGCCTTTGGGTAAAGTAGCGGAGATCGATACGGTTTCTCTTTCCATCCAAAGAGAAGTGACGGTTGGATATCAGCCTGAAGAAATGGAAATTATAGGAAATCAACTTTATGTAGCCAATTCCGGAGGGTATAAGTATCCAAATTACGACAGAACCGTTTCTGTGGTTAATCTTTCGACATTTAAAGAGACGAAGAAAATAGATGTTGCGATTAATCTTCATCATATCAAAAAAGATAATTACGGTGATTTGTATGTGACTTCAAGAGGTGATTATTATACAATTCCGTCGAGTCTGTATTTGGTTGATCCGATTACGGGAGCTGTGAAGAAAGATTTTCATATCGGAATAAGTGAGATGACGATCGTTAATGACAAACTCTATTATTACGGAAACGAATTCAATTACAACACCCATACCTACAAAAAATCTTTCGGAATTATTGATGTTAAAACAGAGCAGATTATTTCCAATAAAGTGATCGATCAGGAATATGTAGATTTAATCAAAACACCTTACGGAATTGCCGTAAACCCAATCACAGAAGACATTTACATTACAGACGCAAGAAATTATGTTTCCACAGGATTTGTGTATTGTTTCGATAAAAACGGCCATTTCAAATGGAAAACCGAAGGCGGAAATATCCCCGCACATTTCACTTTTTTATATAAATAA
- a CDS encoding cell surface protein, with the protein MDKNILKILKTTFFAFLLIGIIGCKSDNDEEVNNDNSSFEGLKENYTIDRFKVLNIAPKLNGKLTWSINDSIISENSELDFISPVVKIYPLKLKVENNGTVKTYTSSISVNHEAGTYSKYISNVFDFRPAVGQFINEIPEYLSGNTANDMIEKAKESLVGGNSTMITLGGYGGYVVFGFDHTIPNMNGRDFKVLGNAFFGNEANQPRSGSCEPGIIMVAYDRNKNGKPDDNEWYEIAGSEYFKNTTAKNYSITYFKPNENKPPVPGTEFWQTDVEYIKWQDTLGNVGFKTRNTFHAQSYYPLWINDTSYSFTGTRLQSNFYDQSGTGAYWVGKSYDYGYADNAPNNDEASNIDISWAVDQNGNYVKLPGIDFVKVYTGTNQEAGWLGEVSTEVAGAYDLHLN; encoded by the coding sequence ATGGATAAAAATATTTTAAAAATTTTAAAAACCACATTCTTTGCTTTTCTTCTTATAGGCATTATAGGTTGTAAAAGCGATAATGATGAAGAAGTAAACAATGACAATTCTTCTTTTGAAGGGCTGAAGGAAAACTACACGATTGATCGTTTCAAAGTTTTAAACATTGCCCCGAAATTGAACGGAAAACTAACATGGAGTATCAATGATTCTATTATTTCTGAAAATTCTGAATTGGATTTTATCAGTCCTGTTGTAAAAATTTATCCTTTAAAATTAAAAGTTGAAAACAACGGAACGGTAAAAACATACACTTCTTCAATATCTGTAAACCACGAAGCAGGAACTTACAGCAAATATATTTCTAATGTATTTGATTTTCGTCCGGCGGTAGGGCAGTTTATCAACGAAATTCCGGAATATCTCTCGGGAAATACCGCAAATGATATGATCGAAAAAGCCAAAGAATCTTTAGTTGGAGGAAATTCTACCATGATCACACTCGGCGGTTACGGAGGATATGTTGTTTTTGGTTTCGATCATACAATTCCGAATATGAACGGAAGAGATTTTAAGGTTCTTGGAAATGCTTTCTTCGGAAATGAAGCCAATCAGCCTCGTTCAGGCTCTTGCGAACCGGGAATTATCATGGTGGCCTACGACAGAAACAAAAACGGAAAACCCGATGACAACGAATGGTACGAGATCGCCGGAAGCGAATATTTTAAAAATACAACTGCTAAAAACTATAGTATCACTTATTTCAAACCCAACGAAAATAAGCCACCTGTTCCCGGAACTGAATTTTGGCAGACTGATGTTGAGTACATTAAATGGCAGGACACTCTTGGGAATGTAGGATTTAAAACAAGAAACACCTTCCATGCACAAAGTTATTATCCTTTGTGGATCAATGATACTTCTTACAGTTTTACAGGAACCAGACTTCAGAGTAATTTTTACGATCAAAGCGGAACAGGAGCTTACTGGGTAGGGAAGTCTTATGATTACGGTTATGCAGATAATGCTCCGAATAATGATGAAGCATCCAATATTGATATTTCCTGGGCAGTTGACCAAAACGGAAATTATGTAAAACTTCCAGGGATAGATTTTGTGAAAGTGTATACAGGTACCAATCAGGAAGCAGGCTGGCTTGGAGAAGTTTCTACAGAGGTTGCGGGAGCTTATGATTTACATTTAAATTAA
- a CDS encoding DUF5074 domain-containing protein, which yields MKKFYLLTILFLFAFFTNAQIKVQGVPRNDIQQNITTQNQTNNTTLTFADVQYWVGTGTNQAAFVVQWNDSKNPDALVWGFRWNGNATGEDMLKAIAKADHRFYSLLYQGTQFGSAVGGLGFDLNGANTNALYKNANVTYPYYPVDGIVNTTAYDFDDYTAADAADHWSSGWTTNGYWSYWVKDPTDADFGYSGVGASTRALVNGSWDVWNFNAGFSDFPISSTMTAVSPYISSTNFTNGYFIVNEEWFGHTNGSVNFVDNNGNVNYRVYSNANNNQAFGATTQYGTIYGDKFYFISKQAADGGDTQYTPGGRLVVANASTMQKIAGFNNIGGGDGRSFVGVNEHKGYIGASNGIYTFNIDNLSVGNLIPTTGGGSQYAGQIGNMIRSSQYVFAVKQAAGILVINPNTDTVVTTIAGSFHSIVQAKDGSIWTVQDQKVVNINPVTFAKTEYAIPTTKYIGSWGAWNAGSFTASNQQNALYWINSINSFASGTQIVKFDVNTKTFNENFAAIPGQTGTYKQIPYGAALRVNPVTDEIILNTTESGYGAHYQKNWIHTFNNTGTLTNTKVLNDYYWFPAITVFPDTTNPVVSNTFPSLVSVNSATTIDLKTVISDGDNLAAAIVKSIKSNSNAAVVSAVINANEELVLTPQGSGTADIVLSFNSNGKVVEKTLVVNATNSTLATAEVKKLQFGIYPNPTTDVLNIKTQDKVMNAVIFDLSGKMINAQINNGQINVSSLTKGMYILKVVTDKAVYQQKFIKN from the coding sequence ATGAAAAAGTTTTATCTTTTAACGATACTTTTTCTGTTTGCATTTTTTACAAATGCTCAGATAAAAGTACAGGGAGTGCCCCGAAATGATATTCAGCAGAATATTACGACTCAAAATCAGACAAACAATACGACTTTAACATTTGCTGATGTTCAATATTGGGTAGGAACAGGAACAAACCAAGCCGCGTTTGTTGTACAATGGAACGACAGTAAAAATCCAGATGCATTAGTTTGGGGATTTAGATGGAACGGAAATGCGACAGGTGAAGACATGCTGAAGGCTATTGCAAAAGCAGATCACAGATTCTATTCTTTGCTGTATCAGGGAACACAGTTCGGTTCGGCGGTTGGCGGACTTGGTTTTGATCTAAATGGAGCAAACACAAACGCTCTTTATAAAAACGCAAATGTTACCTATCCTTATTACCCTGTAGACGGAATTGTAAACACTACAGCCTACGATTTTGATGATTATACTGCCGCAGATGCTGCAGATCACTGGTCTTCAGGATGGACAACCAACGGATATTGGTCGTATTGGGTAAAAGATCCTACTGATGCAGATTTCGGATACTCAGGAGTTGGAGCTTCAACCCGTGCTTTAGTAAACGGATCTTGGGATGTGTGGAATTTTAATGCAGGATTTTCAGATTTCCCTATTTCTTCGACAATGACTGCGGTTTCACCTTATATTTCTTCAACTAACTTCACCAACGGATATTTTATCGTGAATGAAGAATGGTTTGGTCACACCAATGGTTCTGTAAATTTTGTTGATAACAACGGAAACGTTAATTACCGTGTGTACAGCAATGCGAATAACAATCAGGCTTTTGGAGCAACGACGCAGTACGGAACAATTTACGGAGATAAATTTTACTTTATTTCAAAACAGGCTGCTGACGGTGGAGATACTCAATACACACCTGGAGGAAGATTAGTTGTTGCGAATGCTTCAACAATGCAGAAGATTGCTGGATTTAATAATATCGGCGGTGGAGATGGAAGATCTTTTGTTGGTGTGAATGAGCATAAAGGTTATATCGGAGCTTCAAACGGAATTTATACATTTAATATTGATAATTTATCGGTTGGAAATTTAATTCCTACAACCGGAGGAGGAAGCCAATACGCGGGACAGATCGGAAACATGATCCGTAGTTCACAATATGTTTTTGCGGTAAAGCAGGCTGCAGGAATTTTAGTGATCAATCCTAATACAGATACGGTTGTTACTACCATTGCAGGTTCTTTCCATTCTATTGTTCAGGCTAAAGACGGAAGTATCTGGACGGTACAGGATCAGAAAGTGGTAAATATCAACCCTGTGACTTTTGCAAAAACTGAATACGCAATCCCAACAACAAAATATATCGGATCTTGGGGAGCTTGGAATGCAGGAAGCTTTACGGCAAGTAATCAACAAAATGCTTTATACTGGATCAATTCTATCAACAGTTTCGCTTCAGGAACTCAGATCGTGAAATTTGATGTTAATACAAAAACATTTAACGAAAATTTCGCTGCAATTCCTGGACAAACAGGAACTTACAAACAGATTCCTTATGGAGCGGCTTTGCGTGTAAATCCTGTTACAGACGAGATTATTTTAAATACTACGGAAAGCGGTTACGGTGCTCATTACCAGAAAAACTGGATCCATACATTTAACAATACAGGAACTTTAACCAATACAAAAGTATTAAACGATTACTACTGGTTCCCTGCGATCACGGTTTTCCCGGATACTACGAATCCTGTGGTGAGCAATACGTTCCCTTCTCTGGTTTCTGTGAACAGTGCGACTACAATTGATCTGAAAACTGTAATTTCTGATGGTGATAACTTAGCTGCGGCTATCGTTAAATCTATCAAATCAAACAGTAATGCAGCTGTAGTTTCTGCGGTAATCAATGCTAATGAAGAGTTGGTTCTTACACCTCAAGGTTCAGGAACGGCTGATATTGTGTTAAGTTTTAATTCAAATGGTAAAGTTGTTGAAAAAACGCTTGTCGTGAATGCTACTAATTCTACTTTGGCGACTGCTGAGGTGAAAAAGCTTCAATTCGGAATTTATCCAAATCCTACAACAGATGTTTTAAATATTAAAACTCAGGATAAAGTTATGAATGCTGTGATTTTTGATCTTTCAGGTAAGATGATTAATGCGCAGATTAATAATGGACAAATTAATGTAAGTTCTCTTACAAAAGGAATGTACATCTTGAAAGTAGTAACTGATAAAGCAGTTTATCAACAAAAATTTATTAAAAACTAA